From Panicum hallii strain FIL2 chromosome 2, PHallii_v3.1, whole genome shotgun sequence, a single genomic window includes:
- the LOC112880236 gene encoding splicing factor-like protein 1: MASAETLARSPSRDPSSDPPRAVSSEPPRDPSFEPHGNGDGSGAGAGDSSRRRRRSRWEQSNDDSTANNSGGEGGSGARKRKTRWAEEEPRPAIALPDFMKDFAAEMDPEVHALNARLLEISRLLQSGLPLDDRPEGARSPSPEPVYDNLGIRINTREYRARERLNRERQEIISQLIRRNPAFKPPSDYRPPKLQKKLYIPMKEYPGYNFIGLIIGPRGNTQKRMEKETGAKIVIRGKGSVKEGKLLQKRDLKPDPSENEDLHVLVEAETQEALDAAAGMVEKLLTPVDEVLNEHKRQQLRELAALNGTIRDDEFCRTCGEPGHRQYACPNKMSTFKSDVQCKICGDGGHPTIDCPVKGTAGKKMDDEYQNFLAELGGGSAPESMTKSGGPMLALTGSGGSGGASAGSGNNPPWSAAGGGGGAAATGANGIKKDYDETNLYIGYLPPTMDDAGLISLFSQFGDIVMAKVIKDRNTGHSKGYGFVKYSDVSQANAAIAAMNGHHLEGRVIAVRVAGKPPQPAVAVSAPPSYPPTDPASGGYSSQSYMGAPHPPPPGSYAPVPWGHPPPYASYPPPPPGSSVYNPAPPAPGQTAPPPYGVQYPPPPPPPPAAPIPPPGTAPSSDGAQNYPPGVTPPSSGAPTHTAPNPVYASSGAPNAPPMYPPPPYSYSPYYPTFQPPPPPPPASVDPSQSIATAPWATHSTVPPPPPPLSSTTDQPASYGADAEYDKFISEIK; encoded by the coding sequence CGGTCCCCCTCGCGCGATCCCTCCTCCGACCCGCCCCGGGCCGTCTCGTCGGAGCCGCCGCGCGACCCCTCCTTCGAACCCCACGGCAACGGCGACGGCTCCGGAGCGGGCGCCGGGgactcctcccgccgccgccgccgcagccgctggGAACAGTCCAACGACGACTCCACCGCCAACAActccggcggcgagggcgggtcCGGGGCCCGGAAGCGCAAGACGAGGTGGGCCGAGGAGGAGCCACGCCCGGCCATCGCGCTCCCGGACTTCATGAAGGACTTTGCCGCCGAGATGGATCCCGAGGTTCACGCCCTCAACGCGCGCCTCCTCGAGATCTCGCGCCTGCTGCAGTCGGGTCTCCCGCTCGACGACCGCCCCGAGGGTGcgcgctcgccgtcgcccgAGCCCGTCTACGACAACCTCGGCATACGCATCAACACCCGCGAGTACCGTGCCCGGGAGCGCCTCAACCGCGAGAGGCAGGAGATCATCTCCCAGCTCATCCGCCGCAACCCCGCCTTCAAGCCCCCCTCCGATTACCGCCCGCCCAAGCTCCAGAAGAAGCTCTACATCCCCATGAAGGAGTACCCAGGGTATAATTTCATTGGCCTCATCATTGGTCCGCGGGGCAACACGCAGAAGCGGATGGAGAAGGAGACTGGTGCGAAGATCGTCATCAGGGGGAAGGGTAGTGTCAAAGAAGGGAAGCTGTTGCAGAAGAGGGATCTCAAGCCAGATCCCAGCGAGAATGAGGACCTCCATGTGCTTGTTGAGGCAGAGACTCAGGAGGCGTTGGATGCAGCTGCTGGGATGGTGGAGAAGCTGCTAACCCCGGTCGATGAGGTGCTGAACGAGCACAAGCGGCAGCAGCTCCGGGAGCTTGCGGCGCTTAATGGGACAATTAGGGACGATGAGTTTTGTAGGACATGTGGGGAGCCTGGTCACAGGCAGTATGCTTGCCCCAATAAGATGTCCACGTTTAAGAGTGATGTGCAGTGCAAGATCTGTGGTGATGGTGGGCACCCGACAATTGATTGTCCAGTCAAGGGAACAGCGGGGAAGAAGATGGATGATGAATATCAGAATTTCCTGGCTGAACTTGGTGGTGGGAGTGCACCCGAGTCCATGACAAAATCTGGTGGTCCGATGTTGGCTCTTACAGGAAGTGGTGGTAGCGGTGGTGCTTCTGCTGGTAGTGGGAATAACCCGCCTTGGTCCGCtgcaggtggtggtggtggtgcggcTGCCACTGGGGCCAATGGTATCAAGAAGGACTACGACGAGACAAATCTGTATATCGGGTACTTGCCACCTACAATGGATGATGCAGGATTGATCAGTCTGTTTTCACAATTCGGGGATATTGTCATGGCTAAGGTGATCAAGGATCGAAACACTGGGCATAGCAAAGGATATGGATTTGTGAAGTATTCAGATGTCTCACAGGCTAATGCTGCGATTGCTGCAATGAATGGTCACCATCTTGAAGGTAGAGTTATTGCAGTTAGAGTTGCAGGCAAGCCTCCGCAGCCGGCAGTGGCAGTGTCAGCACCGCCGTCATATCCTCCTACAGATCCTGCTTCTGGTGGCTATTCCTCCCAATCCTACATGGGggcacctcatcctcctccacCAGGGAGTTATGCTCCAGTTCCATGGGGGCACCCACCACCATATGCTTCTTatcctccgccgccaccgggCTCTAGCGTATACAATCCTGCACCCCCTGCACCAGGTCAGACAGCACCCCCTCCATATGGTGTGCAGTATCctccacccccacccccacccccagcAGCTCCAATCCCTCCACCAGGCACTGCTCCATCAAGTGATGGAGCTCAGAATTATCCCCCTGGTGTAACACCACCGAGTTCTGGAGCACCCACTCACACTGCCCCAAATCCAGTATATGCATCCTCCGGTGCACCAAATGCACCACCAATGTACCCTCCACCACCTTATAGTTATTCCCCATACTATCCTACAtttcagccaccacctcctccaccaccagcTAGTGTTGATCCCTCTCAGAGTATTGCAACTGCACCTTGGGCCACCCACAGTACAGtgccgccacctccgccacctTTGTCCTCCACCACCGACCAGCCAGCTTCCTATGGTGCTGATGCAGAGTATGACAAGTTTATCTCAGAGATAAAGTGA